Proteins co-encoded in one Streptomyces roseochromogenus subsp. oscitans DS 12.976 genomic window:
- a CDS encoding maleate cis-trans isomerase family protein: MTALGFLYPGHSAEDDYPRIEQLLGSDIRVDLVHTDIGEDAHRVAALREMGSAERLAAGLETLRLTGAETVVWACTSGGFVHGWEGAQEQVRTLARLAGMPASSTSFAFVHAAREIGVRRVAVGATYPEDIGGLFADFLRAGGLEVAGVRSSGIITAAEVGTWGEEDVLTLARAADVPDAEAVLLPDTALHTAAYLQLLEKALSKPVLTANQVTVWEGLRLADRRVNAPSLGTLFTREPIIQV; this comes from the coding sequence ATGACCGCACTCGGATTCCTCTACCCGGGCCACTCCGCCGAGGACGACTATCCACGCATCGAGCAGCTCCTGGGCAGCGACATCCGGGTGGACCTGGTCCACACCGACATCGGCGAGGACGCGCACCGGGTGGCGGCGCTGCGCGAGATGGGCTCCGCCGAGCGGCTCGCGGCGGGCCTGGAGACCCTGCGGCTGACGGGCGCCGAGACGGTGGTGTGGGCGTGCACCAGCGGCGGGTTCGTGCACGGCTGGGAGGGCGCGCAGGAGCAGGTGCGCACGCTCGCCCGGCTGGCCGGGATGCCCGCGTCGTCGACGTCGTTCGCCTTCGTGCACGCGGCCCGGGAGATCGGGGTACGGCGGGTGGCCGTCGGGGCGACCTACCCGGAGGACATCGGCGGGCTGTTCGCGGACTTCCTGCGGGCCGGCGGTCTGGAGGTGGCCGGGGTGCGCTCCTCGGGGATCATCACGGCCGCGGAGGTCGGCACATGGGGCGAGGAGGACGTGCTGACGCTGGCGCGGGCCGCGGACGTCCCCGACGCGGAGGCGGTACTCCTCCCGGACACGGCCCTGCACACGGCCGCGTATCTGCAGCTGCTGGAGAAGGCCCTGTCCAAGCCGGTGCTCACGGCCAACCAGGTGACGGTGTGGGAGGGGCTGCGGCTGGCCGACCGGCGGGTGAACGCGCCCTCACTGGGGACGCTGTTCACGAGAGAGCCGATCATCCAGGTCTGA
- a CDS encoding putative bifunctional diguanylate cyclase/phosphodiesterase, which yields MSGTSEGPTPAADLDRSAVTDSDHTTYHRVFATAPLAMAVVDRTGHVATANAAFGELLGTDPDTLTGRVAADLVDLASDTRSWHAYREVLRGRQARLRCTRRLKHPEGHSVWVQVTVGPLGDEEPAVLLSAADVSARRELQARLRHLQMHDPVTRLPNRTLFFERLTAALEAESYEQSGTGRIGLCYLDLDGFKAVNDTLGHRVGDRLLAAVAERLTRVADEAGYARAVTPLVARLGGDEFALLVEDSTGTEQLAELAESALTALEPPFDLAGQRLSLTASIGVVERHAAGTTATGLMQAADTTLYWAKADGKARWTLFDPERNAHRMTRQALSSTLRPAIDRGEFALEYQPLVGMEDGRLSGVEALIRWNHPQFGTLTPNRFIGLAEEDGSIVQLGRWALNTACRQARRWQLDHPEEPPIFVSVNVAVRQVWDSDLVADVAQTLAETGLAPHLLQLELTESAVMGSAGRPLQALQALSDMGVGIAIDDFGTGYSNLAYLSRLPVSTLKLDGSFVRGFQYEGDARALAPNPADEVVVEAMIQLAHRLGITVTAECVETSAQASRLRRIGCDTGQGWLYSRPVPPDRISELLGAQTYAVGNP from the coding sequence GTGAGCGGAACGTCCGAAGGGCCGACGCCCGCGGCAGACCTCGACCGGTCAGCCGTCACAGACAGTGACCACACCACCTACCACCGTGTCTTCGCGACAGCCCCGCTCGCCATGGCCGTCGTGGACCGCACCGGACACGTCGCCACCGCCAACGCGGCCTTCGGCGAGCTGCTCGGCACCGATCCGGACACACTCACCGGGCGGGTCGCCGCCGACCTGGTGGACCTGGCCTCGGACACCCGGAGCTGGCACGCCTACCGCGAGGTCCTGCGCGGCAGGCAGGCCCGGCTGCGCTGCACCCGCCGGCTGAAACACCCCGAGGGGCACTCGGTGTGGGTGCAGGTCACCGTCGGCCCGCTCGGCGACGAGGAGCCCGCGGTGCTGCTGTCCGCCGCCGACGTCAGCGCCCGCCGCGAACTCCAGGCGCGGCTGCGGCACTTGCAGATGCACGACCCGGTGACCCGGCTGCCCAATCGCACGCTGTTCTTCGAGCGGCTGACGGCCGCGCTGGAGGCGGAGTCGTACGAGCAGAGCGGCACCGGCCGGATCGGCCTGTGCTATCTGGACCTGGACGGTTTCAAGGCCGTCAACGACACCCTCGGCCACCGCGTCGGCGACCGGCTGCTCGCGGCCGTCGCCGAGCGCCTGACCCGGGTGGCCGACGAGGCCGGCTACGCCCGCGCCGTCACCCCGCTGGTGGCCCGGCTCGGCGGCGACGAGTTCGCGCTGCTCGTGGAGGACTCCACCGGCACCGAACAGCTCGCGGAGCTGGCCGAGTCGGCACTCACGGCCCTGGAGCCCCCCTTCGACCTGGCGGGCCAACGGCTGTCCCTGACGGCGTCGATCGGGGTCGTGGAGCGCCACGCGGCGGGTACGACGGCCACCGGTCTGATGCAGGCGGCCGATACGACGCTGTACTGGGCGAAGGCCGACGGCAAGGCCCGCTGGACCCTGTTCGACCCTGAGCGCAACGCGCACCGGATGACCCGTCAGGCCCTGTCGTCCACACTGCGCCCCGCCATCGACCGTGGCGAATTCGCGCTCGAATACCAGCCGTTGGTCGGCATGGAGGACGGACGGCTCAGCGGCGTCGAGGCGTTGATCCGCTGGAATCATCCTCAGTTCGGCACACTGACGCCGAATCGGTTCATCGGATTGGCCGAGGAGGACGGCTCGATCGTGCAGCTCGGCCGCTGGGCGCTGAACACAGCCTGCCGCCAGGCCCGCCGCTGGCAGCTCGACCACCCCGAGGAGCCGCCCATCTTCGTCAGCGTCAACGTGGCCGTACGGCAGGTGTGGGACTCCGACCTGGTGGCCGACGTGGCGCAGACCCTCGCCGAGACCGGGCTCGCCCCTCATCTGCTGCAGCTGGAGCTGACCGAGTCCGCGGTGATGGGCTCGGCCGGCCGCCCCCTGCAGGCCCTGCAGGCGCTCAGCGACATGGGCGTCGGCATCGCCATCGACGACTTCGGCACCGGCTACTCCAACCTCGCCTACCTCAGCCGGCTGCCAGTCTCGACACTCAAACTCGACGGGTCCTTCGTCCGCGGCTTCCAGTACGAGGGCGACGCGCGGGCGCTCGCGCCCAACCCGGCCGACGAGGTCGTCGTAGAGGCGATGATCCAGCTCGCCCACCGGCTCGGCATCACCGTCACCGCCGAGTGCGTGGAAACCTCGGCCCAGGCCAGCCGGCTGCGCCGGATCGGCTGCGACACCGGCCAGGGCTGGCTGTACTCCCGCCCGGTGCCGCCAGATCGTATCTCCGAACTCCTCGGCGCGCAGACCTACGCGGTCGGCAATCCGTAG
- a CDS encoding LLM class flavin-dependent oxidoreductase, with protein sequence MSADEADEIRGTTHGTAPVPLSVLDLVTVGAGSTAGDALRTSVALSRFAEARGFHRYWVAEHHSMPGVASSSPAVILAHLAAHTERIRLGSGGVMLPNHAPLVIAEQFGTLEAMAPGRIDLGLGRAPGTDGATAAALRRSDTRNEGADDFPQQLAELTRFLDDDFPDGHPYRRIHAIPGPVQATAPGGVQSPHRPPVWLLGSSGFSARLAGMLGLPFAFAHHFSAQNTIPALDLYRQTFRPSEVLDEPYALIGVSALATDDEREARRQTRAMALNMLRLRTGRPGLFPDPDDAEKHEFNPMEEEFVTSWTSNIVHGTADEVRSGLDELQKRTGADELMLVSHAHRGELRLRSYELIADAYGLPTA encoded by the coding sequence GTGTCGGCAGACGAGGCAGACGAAATCCGGGGCACTACGCACGGGACCGCCCCCGTCCCCCTCTCCGTACTGGACCTGGTGACCGTCGGCGCGGGCAGTACCGCCGGCGACGCGCTGCGCACCAGCGTGGCGCTGTCCCGGTTCGCCGAGGCCCGCGGCTTCCACCGGTACTGGGTCGCCGAGCACCACTCCATGCCGGGCGTCGCCTCCTCCTCGCCCGCGGTGATCCTCGCCCACCTCGCCGCCCACACCGAGCGCATACGGCTCGGCTCGGGCGGTGTGATGCTGCCCAACCACGCCCCGCTGGTGATCGCCGAGCAGTTCGGCACGCTGGAGGCGATGGCGCCGGGGCGGATCGACCTGGGCCTCGGGCGGGCGCCGGGCACGGACGGGGCCACGGCCGCGGCCCTGCGCCGCAGCGACACCCGGAACGAGGGCGCCGACGACTTCCCGCAGCAGCTGGCGGAACTCACCCGGTTCCTGGACGACGACTTCCCCGACGGGCATCCGTACCGCCGCATCCACGCGATCCCCGGCCCCGTCCAGGCCACCGCCCCCGGCGGCGTCCAGTCCCCGCACCGCCCGCCGGTCTGGCTGCTCGGCTCCTCCGGCTTCAGCGCCCGGCTGGCCGGCATGCTGGGCCTGCCGTTCGCCTTCGCGCACCACTTCTCCGCGCAGAACACCATCCCGGCCCTGGACCTGTACCGGCAGACCTTCCGCCCCTCGGAGGTCCTCGACGAGCCGTACGCCCTGATCGGCGTCTCCGCCCTCGCCACCGACGACGAGCGTGAGGCCCGCCGCCAGACCCGGGCGATGGCCCTGAACATGCTCCGGCTGCGGACCGGCCGACCCGGACTCTTCCCCGACCCGGACGACGCCGAGAAGCACGAGTTCAACCCGATGGAGGAGGAGTTCGTCACCTCCTGGACGTCCAACATCGTGCACGGCACCGCCGACGAGGTCCGCTCCGGCCTGGACGAGCTGCAGAAGCGCACGGGCGCGGATGAGCTGATGCTCGTCTCCCACGCCCACCGCGGCGAACTGCGCCTGCGGTCCTACGAGTTGATCGCGGATGCCTACGGATTGCCGACCGCGTAG
- a CDS encoding DUF3830 family protein, producing the protein MADRFVTVSLDKRDVHCTARLLTDRAPLTCEVVWQALPLAGDVYHAKYARNEIYALFPPFASTEPPLENPTVTPIPGDLCYFSFAGAELGTKAYGYDREVRPGTTVVDLALFYERNNLLLNGDVGWVPGIVWGQVVEGLEVMAEACNDLWRAGAAGETLSFRRAA; encoded by the coding sequence ATGGCCGATCGATTCGTCACCGTCTCACTCGACAAGCGGGACGTGCACTGCACGGCCCGCCTCCTGACCGACCGCGCGCCCTTGACCTGCGAGGTGGTATGGCAGGCGCTGCCCCTCGCGGGCGACGTCTACCACGCCAAATACGCCCGCAACGAGATCTACGCCCTCTTCCCTCCCTTCGCCTCCACGGAACCCCCACTGGAAAACCCGACGGTCACCCCGATCCCCGGCGACCTCTGCTACTTCTCCTTCGCCGGCGCCGAGCTGGGCACGAAGGCCTACGGCTACGACCGCGAGGTCCGCCCCGGCACCACGGTGGTCGACCTGGCCCTGTTCTACGAGCGCAACAACCTCCTCCTCAACGGCGACGTGGGCTGGGTACCGGGGATCGTGTGGGGCCAGGTGGTGGAGGGGCTGGAGGTGATGGCGGAGGCCTGCAACGACCTGTGGCGGGCGGGGGCGGCGGGGGAGACGCTCAGTTTCCGGCGGGCTGCTTAG
- a CDS encoding D-2-hydroxyacid dehydrogenase encodes MTTLPTLLVLDAEPPPRLGRLTGRARIIHTDAAHLAERLPAADALLIWDFSSHAVREAWPGDGPRPRWVHTASAGVDHLMCPELASSDTVVTNARGIFDQPIAEYVAALVLAVAKDLPRTLELQRERSWRHREGRRVAGTRACVVGSGPIGRAIVRTLKALGVTAALVGRVPRTGVYGPADLDRLMSRADWVIAAAPLTDQTNRMFDTHRFGVMQPSAFFINVGRGQLVDEDVLAHALTHRWIAGAALDVFSTEPLPEDSPLWGLPGLIISPHMSGDTVGWRDELGAQFVELYERWAAGRSLVNVVDKKRGYVPGH; translated from the coding sequence ATGACGACCCTCCCCACCCTGCTCGTCCTGGATGCCGAGCCTCCGCCCCGGCTCGGCAGGCTCACCGGCCGCGCCCGGATCATCCACACGGACGCGGCGCACCTGGCCGAGCGGCTGCCCGCGGCGGACGCCCTCCTGATCTGGGACTTCAGCTCGCACGCGGTGCGCGAGGCATGGCCGGGGGACGGGCCGAGGCCGCGCTGGGTGCACACGGCGAGCGCGGGCGTGGACCATCTGATGTGCCCGGAACTCGCCTCGTCCGACACGGTGGTGACCAACGCGCGGGGGATCTTCGACCAGCCGATCGCCGAGTACGTGGCGGCGCTCGTGCTCGCGGTCGCCAAGGATCTCCCGCGCACGCTGGAACTGCAGCGGGAGCGGAGCTGGCGGCACCGGGAGGGCCGTCGGGTGGCGGGCACGCGCGCGTGCGTGGTCGGCTCGGGCCCGATCGGCCGGGCGATCGTACGGACCCTGAAGGCGCTCGGCGTGACGGCGGCGCTGGTCGGCCGGGTCCCGCGCACGGGCGTCTACGGCCCGGCCGACCTGGACCGGCTGATGTCCCGCGCGGACTGGGTGATCGCGGCGGCGCCGCTCACCGATCAGACGAACCGTATGTTCGACACCCACCGCTTCGGCGTCATGCAGCCCTCGGCCTTCTTCATCAACGTCGGCCGCGGCCAGCTCGTCGACGAGGACGTCCTCGCCCACGCGCTGACCCACCGCTGGATCGCGGGCGCCGCGCTGGACGTCTTCAGCACCGAACCCCTCCCCGAGGACAGCCCGCTCTGGGGCCTGCCCGGTCTGATCATCTCCCCGCACATGAGCGGTGACACGGTCGGCTGGCGGGATGAACTGGGCGCGCAGTTCGTGGAGTTGTACGAGCGCTGGGCGGCGGGCAGATCACTGGTGAACGTGGTCGACAAGAAACGCGGCTACGTCCCGGGCCACTGA
- a CDS encoding bifunctional DNA primase/polymerase gives MDRGLREEDGRVRAGSDAGEHRRTHVRRPRVTPRPHHPRPAPPRPAGQPPRVNPSGICRAGKILLRCPPCPVFRQLRRTVRSHPVHVSVMSSAPNVTRVTSDGADWLASAGTYPRSTRALWEERPHTPVVLPCGTVFDVVSAPAIFGRRMLDRLWDDGPGSGPVAAFRGRVLLFAAPGTAQRLPSLLAWEEWGSHRAEAVPPLLCHGTGDAVTVPAPAGGDAPGASRWLVAPDTRHPWLPGPEVVLWAAVRAARAAVRISIFPPADQDAKVYDVSRRR, from the coding sequence GTGGACCGAGGACTACGCGAAGAAGATGGTCGAGTTCGGGCGGGATCTGATGCAGGGGAACACCGAAGGACGCACGTCCGCCGACCCCGTGTGACGCCGCGCCCGCACCACCCCCGCCCCGCACCACCCCGCCCGGCGGGGCAACCCCCACGAGTAAACCCGTCCGGCATATGCCGGGCGGGCAAGATACTCCTCCGCTGCCCTCCCTGTCCCGTTTTTCGGCAACTCAGAAGAACGGTCCGCTCACACCCGGTACATGTGAGTGTCATGAGCAGCGCACCGAACGTCACCCGAGTCACCTCCGACGGCGCCGACTGGCTCGCCTCGGCGGGAACGTATCCGCGGAGCACGCGGGCTCTGTGGGAGGAGCGCCCGCACACCCCGGTCGTCCTGCCCTGCGGCACCGTCTTCGACGTGGTGAGCGCGCCGGCGATCTTCGGCCGCCGAATGCTGGACCGGCTGTGGGACGACGGCCCGGGCTCGGGCCCGGTCGCTGCGTTCCGCGGCCGTGTGCTGCTGTTCGCAGCACCGGGTACGGCCCAGCGGCTGCCGTCGCTGCTGGCGTGGGAGGAGTGGGGCTCGCACCGTGCGGAGGCGGTGCCGCCGCTGCTGTGCCACGGCACGGGGGACGCGGTGACCGTCCCGGCTCCGGCCGGTGGCGACGCCCCCGGCGCGTCACGCTGGCTGGTCGCCCCGGACACCCGTCACCCCTGGCTGCCCGGGCCTGAAGTCGTCCTCTGGGCGGCCGTACGAGCCGCCCGTGCGGCCGTACGCATATCGATTTTTCCTCCCGCCGACCAGGATGCTAAGGTCTACGACGTCAGCAGGCGCCGCTAG
- a CDS encoding UDP binding domain-containing protein, which produces MRHRGAAFKVGTNDVRESPALAVASRLHQRGAHVTVHDPHALQTAAQRHPELEYADTVEEATRGADIVVTGTEWLRFREVDPAVLTGVAAQRIVVDLRNVLDAEWWVGAGWTVHQLGRPSRRPA; this is translated from the coding sequence ATCAGGCACCGGGGTGCCGCCTTCAAGGTCGGCACGAACGACGTACGCGAGTCCCCGGCGCTGGCCGTCGCCAGCCGACTGCACCAGCGGGGCGCCCACGTCACCGTGCACGACCCGCATGCGCTGCAGACGGCTGCGCAGCGGCACCCTGAGCTGGAGTACGCGGACACCGTGGAGGAGGCCACGAGGGGCGCCGACATCGTGGTGACCGGCACCGAGTGGCTGCGGTTCCGCGAGGTCGACCCTGCCGTGCTCACCGGTGTCGCGGCCCAGCGCATCGTTGTCGACCTGCGGAACGTCCTGGACGCGGAATGGTGGGTCGGTGCCGGATGGACGGTGCACCAGCTCGGTCGCCCCTCCCGTCGTCCGGCTTAG
- a CDS encoding maleate cis-trans isomerase family protein, which produces MDVTFLGGPRPQRGVGVVAPFDFALDRELWRWVPDEVSLHLTRTPFVPVEVSLDLARLVSEHETLGDAVRALTAVAPEVVAYACTSGSFVGGVTGERAMRAAMSLAGAPPSVTTSGALLDALAELGVQRLALVTPYTVSVTRALEEFVAEAGVQVTGCAFMGLTGEIWRVPYRDVVAMAREAVRPGSADALFISCTNLPTYDVIPQLEAELRIPVLSANQVTMWAALRRLGTRAVGPYQALLDEAARGWPPVLPQETQERQEGPS; this is translated from the coding sequence ATGGACGTCACCTTTCTCGGCGGCCCCCGCCCCCAGCGGGGTGTCGGGGTGGTCGCCCCTTTTGACTTCGCCCTCGACCGTGAGCTGTGGCGATGGGTGCCCGACGAGGTGTCGCTGCATCTGACCCGGACCCCGTTCGTGCCGGTCGAGGTGAGCCTGGACCTGGCCCGGCTGGTCAGCGAGCACGAGACCCTCGGCGACGCCGTGCGCGCGCTGACCGCCGTCGCGCCCGAGGTCGTCGCCTACGCCTGCACCTCCGGCAGCTTCGTCGGCGGGGTCACCGGCGAGCGGGCGATGCGCGCGGCGATGAGCCTGGCCGGGGCCCCGCCCTCGGTGACGACCTCCGGGGCGCTGCTGGACGCGCTGGCCGAGCTGGGCGTACAGCGGCTCGCGCTGGTCACGCCGTACACGGTGTCCGTCACCCGGGCGCTGGAGGAGTTCGTCGCCGAGGCCGGCGTCCAGGTCACCGGGTGCGCCTTCATGGGGCTGACCGGGGAGATCTGGCGGGTGCCGTACCGGGACGTCGTGGCCATGGCGCGGGAGGCGGTCCGCCCCGGCAGCGCCGACGCGCTCTTCATCTCCTGCACCAATCTGCCGACGTACGACGTGATCCCCCAGCTGGAGGCCGAGCTGCGCATCCCGGTGCTGTCCGCCAACCAGGTCACGATGTGGGCGGCGCTGCGCCGGCTGGGTACCCGAGCCGTGGGGCCGTATCAGGCGCTGCTGGACGAGGCGGCACGTGGGTGGCCCCCGGTGCTGCCGCAAGAGACGCAGGAACGCCAGGAAGGGCCGTCATGA
- a CDS encoding amidase has protein sequence MQLTDLTAVQLLDGYRKGEFSPLEATEQTLERARRIQPEVNAFVRLTEEDALARARESAERWRRGEPAGLLDGVPVTVKDILLMRGHPTLRGSTTIAEQGSWDEDAPSVARLREHGAVFLGKTTTPEFGWKGVTDSPLTGVTRNPHDPSRTAGGSSGGSAAAVALGAGPLSLGTDGGGSIRIPAAFCGIFGLKPTYGRVPLYPSSPFGTLSHTGPMTRDAADAALLLDVIGVPDARDWSALPPAPVSFREALRGGVHGLRVAYSPSLGGQVAVQPAVASAVRRAVASLADLGAYVEETDPDFSEPVEAFHVLWFSGAARLTERFSPRKRQLLDPGLREICVQGARLTALDYLAAVDTRMDLGRRMGRFHERYDLLVTPTLPVTAFEAGVEVPRGSAYGRWTGWTPFTYPFNLTQQPAATVPVGTDGDGLPVGMQLVAARHRDDLVLRAAHALYEAGTV, from the coding sequence ATGCAACTCACCGACCTGACCGCCGTCCAGCTCCTCGACGGGTACCGCAAGGGCGAGTTCAGCCCGCTGGAAGCGACCGAACAGACGCTGGAACGGGCCCGGCGGATCCAGCCGGAGGTGAACGCGTTCGTGCGGCTCACCGAGGAGGACGCACTGGCCCGGGCCCGGGAGTCGGCGGAGCGCTGGCGGCGCGGTGAGCCGGCCGGGCTGCTCGACGGGGTACCGGTGACCGTCAAGGACATCCTCCTGATGCGCGGCCACCCGACCCTACGAGGCTCGACAACCATTGCCGAGCAAGGGAGTTGGGACGAGGACGCACCCTCGGTGGCCCGGCTGCGCGAACACGGCGCGGTGTTCCTGGGCAAGACGACAACGCCCGAGTTCGGCTGGAAGGGCGTGACGGACTCGCCGCTCACCGGCGTGACCCGCAACCCGCACGACCCCTCCCGCACCGCCGGCGGCTCCAGCGGGGGCAGCGCGGCGGCGGTCGCGCTCGGCGCGGGCCCGCTGTCGCTGGGCACGGACGGCGGCGGCAGCATTCGCATCCCGGCCGCGTTCTGCGGCATCTTCGGCCTGAAACCGACGTACGGCCGAGTGCCGCTGTACCCGTCGAGCCCGTTCGGCACGCTGTCGCACACGGGCCCGATGACCCGGGACGCGGCGGATGCGGCCCTGCTGCTGGACGTGATCGGCGTGCCGGACGCCCGCGACTGGTCGGCGCTGCCGCCCGCGCCGGTGTCCTTCAGGGAGGCCCTGAGGGGCGGCGTGCACGGCCTGCGCGTGGCGTACTCCCCGTCCCTGGGCGGACAGGTCGCGGTCCAGCCGGCGGTCGCGTCGGCCGTACGGCGCGCGGTGGCCTCGCTGGCCGACCTGGGCGCGTACGTCGAGGAGACCGATCCCGACTTCAGCGAGCCGGTCGAGGCGTTCCACGTCCTCTGGTTCAGCGGCGCGGCCCGCCTCACCGAACGCTTCTCCCCGCGCAAGCGGCAGCTGCTGGACCCCGGCCTGCGCGAGATCTGCGTCCAGGGCGCCCGGCTGACCGCGCTCGACTACCTGGCCGCGGTGGACACCCGCATGGACCTCGGCCGCCGCATGGGCCGCTTCCACGAACGCTACGACCTCCTGGTCACTCCGACCCTGCCGGTGACAGCGTTCGAGGCGGGGGTGGAGGTACCGCGGGGGTCGGCATACGGGCGCTGGACGGGCTGGACCCCGTTCACCTACCCCTTCAACCTCACCCAGCAGCCCGCGGCGACCGTCCCGGTGGGCACGGACGGGGACGGGCTGCCGGTGGGGATGCAGCTCGTGGCGGCCCGGCACCGGGATGATCTGGTACTGCGGGCGGCGCATGCACTGTACGAGGCCGGAACGGTGTGA
- a CDS encoding M6 family metalloprotease domain-containing protein — MPKLRSTAAVCTTLSALAATSMLTGRSAAQPFSIIPCALHRTDAHHSEGVDTWNPDYTRPTRPLDAVLIFLSFPDGTPHATPTELTADHFPATSRYFEQASYGRFTLRPHPLRHWLRMPRPSTAYRVKRDWSVEDRAAYLRDAFAAADKEVDFSRYQLVYFVADPDAPGVDSDATKVVNLDTPTHVDGTDIHRVVTVFEKHPPDRLVLAHETGHVFDLPDLYHRPDDGKGDWDTYVGDWDLMGSQFGLSPDLFAWHKWRLGWLDPRQVMCVHGTGPTRLTLEPLEAGPGVPVRGAAGAPAFGLGHGVKLAVVRTGPDSALAFEVRDSAGNDSAGCRQGVLVYRIRSGAESGGGPVEVVDAHPHTQACWENSVYPPLADAPVALGESFTVPGEGARVEVEGRTDSGAWTVRITPGVKG, encoded by the coding sequence GTGCCCAAGCTGCGCAGCACCGCCGCCGTGTGCACCACGCTGTCGGCGCTCGCCGCCACCTCGATGCTCACCGGACGCTCGGCCGCCCAGCCCTTCTCCATCATCCCCTGCGCCCTGCACCGCACCGACGCCCACCACTCCGAGGGCGTCGACACCTGGAACCCGGACTACACGCGCCCGACCCGCCCGCTCGACGCCGTGCTGATCTTCCTCTCCTTCCCGGACGGCACCCCGCACGCCACGCCGACCGAGCTGACGGCCGATCACTTCCCCGCTACCAGCCGCTACTTCGAGCAGGCCTCCTACGGCAGGTTCACGCTCCGGCCGCACCCGCTGCGGCACTGGCTGCGCATGCCCCGGCCGTCCACGGCGTACCGCGTGAAGCGGGACTGGAGCGTGGAGGACCGGGCCGCCTATCTGCGCGACGCGTTCGCCGCCGCCGACAAGGAGGTCGACTTCTCCCGCTACCAGCTGGTGTACTTCGTCGCCGACCCGGACGCGCCCGGCGTCGACTCCGACGCCACGAAGGTCGTGAACCTCGACACGCCCACGCACGTGGACGGCACGGACATCCACCGCGTCGTCACCGTGTTCGAGAAACACCCGCCCGACCGGCTCGTCCTCGCCCATGAGACCGGGCACGTCTTCGACCTGCCCGACCTCTACCACCGCCCGGACGACGGCAAGGGCGACTGGGACACCTACGTGGGGGACTGGGACCTGATGGGCAGCCAGTTCGGGCTCTCCCCGGACCTGTTCGCCTGGCACAAGTGGCGGCTGGGCTGGCTGGATCCGCGCCAGGTGATGTGCGTGCACGGCACGGGGCCGACCCGGCTGACCCTGGAGCCGCTGGAAGCCGGCCCGGGGGTACCGGTGCGGGGCGCGGCGGGCGCCCCGGCCTTCGGCCTCGGGCACGGTGTGAAGCTGGCCGTCGTCCGCACCGGGCCCGACAGCGCCCTGGCCTTCGAGGTGCGCGACTCGGCCGGGAACGACAGCGCCGGGTGCCGGCAGGGGGTGCTGGTGTACCGGATCAGAAGCGGGGCGGAGTCCGGCGGCGGCCCCGTGGAGGTCGTCGACGCCCACCCGCACACCCAGGCCTGCTGGGAGAACTCGGTCTACCCACCCCTCGCCGACGCCCCGGTCGCCCTCGGCGAAAGCTTCACCGTGCCCGGGGAGGGCGCCCGGGTGGAGGTGGAGGGGAGGACGGATTCGGGGGCGTGGACGGTGCGGATCACGCCGGGGGTGAAGGGCTGA